From Staphylococcus sp. M0911, a single genomic window includes:
- a CDS encoding CapA family protein has protein sequence MKKKKRLTPSEWLLKQSKRHKRRNTLYTAIVLLIALVLIVFAIRAVKVVPVKSDAKDPSSIRMTYLGNITLNKHIRQNNLNSVFAGLQDPLKNSDFSTASLLVNDFSNDPKKEIEKNLENIMFLKKQNIKSVNLINQNTDNITARDLMEKVESQAGYNFLTGNGSNPINSKTIQQNIKGKKIANVSFTDVESNYAEPLKNTTSISLDPDIFYPLIKKLKENNDYVVVNVDWGIPNERNVTDRQREYAHALSKAGADVIIGHNSVIQKVEKYNNTPIFYSLGNTTSDDFLSKNQKGMVVQDDWKGKKHKFHLTPIQSKDGKISQDDMNKMDHKRFHNNIKDQSINLKKADDGGYTFEY, from the coding sequence TATCGCTTTAGTATTAATAGTCTTCGCTATTCGCGCGGTCAAAGTAGTACCAGTTAAGAGTGATGCGAAAGATCCAAGTAGTATCCGAATGACATATTTAGGCAATATTACATTAAATAAACATATTCGACAAAATAATCTCAATAGTGTCTTTGCTGGTTTACAAGATCCGTTAAAAAATAGTGATTTCTCAACAGCATCGCTTTTAGTTAATGACTTTTCAAATGATCCTAAGAAAGAAATTGAAAAGAATTTAGAAAATATCATGTTCTTAAAGAAGCAGAATATTAAAAGTGTCAATTTAATTAACCAAAATACCGACAACATTACTGCTAGAGACTTAATGGAGAAAGTAGAATCACAAGCGGGATACAACTTTTTAACTGGTAATGGTTCAAATCCTATAAACAGTAAAACAATTCAACAAAATATTAAAGGTAAGAAAATTGCGAATGTATCCTTTACAGATGTTGAATCTAATTATGCAGAGCCACTTAAAAATACGACGTCTATTAGTTTAGATCCAGATATTTTTTATCCGTTAATCAAAAAGTTAAAAGAGAACAATGATTATGTCGTTGTTAATGTAGACTGGGGTATCCCTAATGAAAGAAATGTTACTGACCGTCAAAGAGAATATGCACATGCGTTATCAAAAGCAGGTGCTGATGTTATTATCGGTCACAATTCAGTCATTCAAAAAGTTGAAAAATATAACAATACACCCATTTTTTATAGCCTAGGAAATACAACATCAGACGATTTCCTATCCAAAAACCAAAAAGGTATGGTTGTTCAAGATGATTGGAAAGGTAAAAAACATAAGTTCCATCTTACACCAATACAATCTAAAGACGGTAAAATCTCACAAGATGATATGAATAAGATGGACCATAAACGTTTCCATAATAATATTAAAGATCAGTCAATCAATCTTAAAAAAGCTGACGATGGAGGTTATACATTTGAATATTAA